From the Mastacembelus armatus chromosome 14, fMasArm1.2, whole genome shotgun sequence genome, one window contains:
- the wnt11 gene encoding protein Wnt-11 — translation MRSSSHALPLGVLTALLLSQLCSGIKWLALSHAPASLHINQTQNCKLLPGLVSSQAQLCRSNMELMQTIIQAAREVKKTCQKTFADMRWNCSSIDIPANTPKYRPDLDRGTREAAFVYALSAATISHTIARACTSGDLRFCSCGPIPAEIPEPGYRWGGCADNLQYGLIMGSKFSDAPMKLKRSGSHANKLMHLHNSEVGRQVLREALVMKCKCHGVSGSCSVRTCWRGLQDLRDIAMDLKTKYLSATKVVHRPMGTRKQLVPKDIDIRPVRENELVYLQSSPDFCTKNEKQGSVGTQDRQCNKTSVGSDSCDLMCCGRGYNPYTEKLVERCHCKYHWCCYVTCKKCEVIVEKYVCK, via the exons ATGAGGAGCAGCTCTCATGCCCTGCCTCTTGGTGTGCTCACAGCCCTGCTGCTGTCTCAGCTCTGCTCTGGCATCAAATGGCT AGCACTGTCACATGCTCCTGCATCTTTACACATCAACCAGACCCAGAACTGTAAGCTGCTGCCCGGCCTGGTGTCCTCCCAAGCTCAATTGTGCCGCAGCAACATGGAGCTCATGCAAACCATTATCCAAGCTGCCCGTGAAGTCAAGAAAACGTGTCAGAAGACCTTTGCTGACATGCGCTGGAACTGCTCTTCCATTGACATCCCCGCTAATACCCCAAAGTATCGGCCAGACCTCGACCGAG GAACAAGGGAAGCTGCATTTGTCTACGCTCTCTCCGCTGCAACCATCAGCCATACCATAGCACGGGCATGCACCTCTGGAGATCTGAGATTCTGCTCGTGCGGTCCTATCCCTGCAGAGATCCCAGAGCCCGGCTATCGCTGGGGTGGATGCGCTGACAACCTGCAATACGGTTTGATCATGGGATCCAAGTTCTCTGATGCCCCCATGAAGTTGAAGCGTTCAGGATCCCATGCCAACAAACTTATGCACCTACACAACAGTGAAGTCGGCAGACAG GTACTGAGAGAGGCACTGgtgatgaaatgtaaatgtcatgGTGTGTCCGGCTCGTGCTCTGTACGAACCTGCTGGAGAGGTCTGCAAGACTTGAGGGATATCGCCATGGACCTGAAGACCAAATACCTGTCTGCCACCAAGGTGGTTCACCGGCCCATGGGGACTCGCAAACAGCTGGTACCTAAAGACATTGACATCAGGCCAGTGAGGGAGAATGAGCTGGTCTACCTGCAGAGCTCTCCGGACTTCtgcacaaagaatgaaaaacaggGCTCTGTTGGCACACAGGACAG GCAGTGCAATAAAACCTCTGTTGGCAGCGACAGCTGTGACCTGATGTGCTGCGGCCGTGGCTACAACCCATACAcagagaagctggtggagcGCTGCCACTGCAAGTATCACTGGTGCTGCTACGTGACCTGCAAGAAGTGTGAGGTGATCGTGGAGAAATACGTTTGCAAATGA